One genomic segment of Chitinophaga sancti includes these proteins:
- a CDS encoding Txe/YoeB family addiction module toxin: MKLSWDQNGWEDYLYWQKTDKKILKKINELIKDTMRQPFEGLGKPEALKENLTGCRSRRIDQEHRLVYKVLDDAILILQCRYHY; the protein is encoded by the coding sequence ATGAAATTAAGTTGGGACCAAAACGGGTGGGAGGATTATTTGTATTGGCAAAAGACAGATAAGAAAATCCTCAAGAAAATTAATGAGCTGATAAAAGATACGATGCGTCAGCCATTTGAAGGTTTGGGAAAACCAGAAGCACTAAAGGAAAATTTAACGGGTTGCAGGTCGAGAAGAATAGATCAAGAGCATCGGTTAGTGTATAAAGTATTGGATGATGCTATTCTTATCTTACAATGTAGATATCATTATTAA
- a CDS encoding HAD family phosphatase, with amino-acid sequence MKGIKNIIFDLGGVILNIDYQATNKAFTDLGVTDFHSLFSQFKGNKLFDDLETGKVSNEEFLTEMLKYTPAGTTEQQIIDAWNAMLLDFPLRRLQILQQLRQHYNLYLLSNTNAIHMAAFNKILEESRGIPSLATFFDKAYYSHLIGYRKPDKESYQLVLDENGLKPEETLFIDDTLPNIEGATAVGVQTIHLLAPRTITDIFK; translated from the coding sequence ATGAAAGGCATTAAAAACATCATATTCGACCTTGGTGGCGTAATTCTAAATATTGATTATCAGGCGACAAATAAGGCCTTTACAGACCTGGGGGTAACAGATTTTCACAGCCTGTTCAGCCAGTTCAAAGGCAATAAATTGTTCGACGACCTGGAAACTGGTAAGGTAAGTAATGAAGAGTTTTTGACGGAAATGCTGAAATATACCCCGGCTGGCACAACCGAACAGCAGATTATTGATGCCTGGAATGCTATGCTGCTGGACTTTCCGTTGCGCAGACTACAAATATTGCAGCAATTGAGACAACATTATAACCTGTATTTGTTAAGTAATACCAATGCCATTCACATGGCAGCATTCAATAAAATCCTGGAAGAGAGTAGGGGAATCCCATCATTGGCGACCTTTTTTGACAAGGCATACTATTCTCACCTGATTGGCTACCGCAAACCAGATAAGGAATCATACCAGCTGGTGTTAGATGAGAACGGGTTGAAACCTGAAGAGACCTTATTTATAGATGACACCCTTCCCAATATAGAAGGGGCAACAGCGGTAGGAGTGCAGACCATCCACTTGCTTGCACCCAGAACCATTACAGACATTTTCAAATAG
- a CDS encoding DUF4834 family protein produces MFKIIFLLFICYILYKFVFNLVLPMYQTARQVRRQMGDIQDRMRQQYEQEQQYHQQQQPNNFSGQQQAKPKIDKGDYLDFEEVK; encoded by the coding sequence ATGTTCAAGATTATATTTCTATTATTTATCTGCTATATACTTTACAAGTTCGTATTCAATCTTGTATTACCAATGTACCAGACTGCCAGGCAGGTACGCCGCCAGATGGGAGACATCCAGGACCGTATGCGCCAGCAATATGAACAGGAACAACAGTATCATCAGCAGCAACAGCCGAATAATTTTAGCGGCCAGCAGCAGGCTAAGCCTAAAATAGACAAGGGTGATTACCTCGATTTTGAGGAAGTCAAGTAA
- a CDS encoding M1 family metallopeptidase: protein MSRLVADIPVVLQEKEAMKYLFHRLLKGLFLLFFLLFPTSLFPQIIHLREVAVHPGQGLEIVKRMIAAIPKNYDTSLVTMRAFYKEDIRLAGDTLNYNESELEIKGDQWKVTKAGRKKMFSNPDFQFYNWISNISNAPAGALHEDLIKYANTRYSILNPSYFRYYNYYVDSLLGEQVVIVVVPKNNSKNGFVSGRLFIDTASLALVRCELVASPAGIRHVNKHGRGGIRYTIMSKFIRASMDFEQIQMIVTYQQENGKYYLQDVRRHWETVINSNKRHLKDVAWRADFFLSVKSVSLLKDSLQAVKSLSLQQDAFQSVNSFSLLQDTFQSVKSLSLQQDAFQSVNSFSLLQDTFQSVKSLSLQQDTSRSVKSFSLPQDTFQSIRSFSLKQDTSLSAPHQHFTQADTLRGMLSPLRSCYDVTFYHLDADIDLDRQRISGNNKIRFKVISPFDQMQIDLYANMKINEIIFKNQSLTFTREANAVFVKFPGVQPVGSIEEITIYYEGIPQVPDKSISMNGGVLWDKDDLGNPWAQVVCQGSGASLWWPCKDHLSDEPDSMQIWITVPSGFSEVSNGQLQRQIPISDHKTRFEWAVSYPINNYNVTFSIGKYIHYRDQGVNYYVMPYHLEQAKVYFKEVPAMLSCYEQHFGAYPFPKDSFTLVESLYPMEHQSGVCVGRIPNDPHPEFAFVVWHESAHEWWGNNISCKDMADMWIHEAFATYAESLYIGCRDGEAAAREFLNDQREQVKNNRPVTGVYNVNNIFYDISDMYTKGSLMLFTLQNVINDTSLWNRLLLAIQQHFRYQTLSADELEQFICDFTGNDYHYLFNQYLHYTRVPRLEYSLSEKGTTLMVRYRWVADVPNFRMPVKIKNHELIYPTTEWKTLTLQNQAAADFDIDDENFYIETEEVE from the coding sequence TTGAGTAGACTGGTGGCGGATATTCCTGTTGTTTTACAGGAAAAAGAGGCCATGAAGTATTTGTTTCACCGGTTATTGAAAGGGTTATTTCTCCTGTTCTTTTTGTTATTCCCCACCTCCCTTTTTCCCCAGATCATTCACCTCAGGGAGGTCGCTGTTCACCCTGGCCAGGGGCTGGAGATAGTCAAAAGAATGATTGCTGCTATTCCTAAGAACTATGATACCAGCCTGGTGACAATGAGGGCCTTTTATAAAGAAGATATCCGGTTGGCGGGTGATACGCTCAACTATAATGAATCCGAACTGGAAATAAAGGGGGATCAGTGGAAAGTGACGAAGGCGGGCCGTAAAAAGATGTTTTCCAACCCTGACTTTCAGTTTTATAACTGGATCAGTAATATTTCCAATGCCCCAGCCGGCGCTTTGCATGAAGACCTTATTAAATATGCGAATACCAGGTACAGTATATTAAATCCCAGTTATTTCCGGTACTATAATTATTATGTTGACTCTTTGCTGGGGGAGCAGGTGGTAATAGTGGTGGTACCTAAGAACAACAGCAAAAATGGATTTGTGAGTGGGCGGTTATTTATTGATACGGCCAGTCTGGCACTGGTGAGGTGTGAATTAGTGGCAAGTCCGGCAGGGATCAGGCATGTAAATAAGCATGGCAGAGGGGGGATCCGGTATACCATAATGTCAAAATTTATCCGAGCATCCATGGATTTTGAGCAGATTCAGATGATTGTGACTTATCAGCAGGAAAATGGGAAATATTATTTGCAGGATGTAAGGCGGCATTGGGAGACGGTGATTAATAGTAATAAGAGACATTTAAAAGATGTAGCCTGGCGGGCGGATTTTTTTCTGTCGGTAAAAAGTGTGTCTTTATTGAAGGATTCTTTACAGGCTGTAAAATCTTTGTCTTTACAGCAGGATGCTTTTCAGTCAGTAAATTCCTTTTCTCTACTACAGGATACCTTCCAATCAGTCAAATCCTTGTCTTTACAGCAGGATGCTTTTCAGTCAGTAAATTCCTTTTCTCTACTACAGGATACCTTCCAATCAGTCAAATCCTTGTCCTTACAGCAGGATACATCCCGGTCAGTAAAGTCCTTTTCTCTACCACAGGATACCTTCCAATCAATCAGGTCCTTTTCTCTAAAGCAAGATACCAGCCTTTCCGCCCCTCACCAGCATTTTACCCAAGCTGATACACTCAGGGGAATGTTGTCCCCACTCCGCTCCTGCTATGACGTCACTTTCTACCATCTGGATGCGGATATAGACCTGGATCGCCAACGCATCAGCGGGAACAATAAGATCCGCTTTAAAGTCATATCTCCCTTCGATCAAATGCAGATCGACCTATATGCTAATATGAAAATCAACGAAATCATTTTCAAAAACCAGTCATTGACCTTCACCCGCGAAGCAAATGCTGTCTTTGTAAAATTTCCAGGCGTGCAACCTGTCGGCTCCATAGAAGAAATCACCATCTATTATGAAGGCATCCCTCAGGTCCCGGACAAAAGCATCAGTATGAACGGCGGCGTCTTATGGGACAAAGATGACCTGGGAAATCCCTGGGCACAAGTTGTTTGTCAGGGTTCAGGGGCTAGCCTATGGTGGCCTTGCAAGGATCATTTATCAGATGAACCGGATAGTATGCAGATCTGGATCACCGTCCCTTCCGGTTTTTCCGAAGTCTCCAATGGACAATTACAACGCCAAATCCCTATTTCTGATCACAAAACCAGGTTCGAATGGGCGGTTAGTTACCCTATTAATAATTACAATGTAACCTTCAGTATTGGAAAATACATCCATTACAGGGATCAGGGAGTGAATTATTATGTCATGCCCTACCACCTGGAGCAGGCAAAAGTATACTTCAAAGAAGTTCCCGCCATGTTATCTTGTTATGAGCAGCATTTCGGTGCCTACCCTTTTCCCAAAGACAGCTTTACTTTAGTAGAAAGCCTTTACCCCATGGAACACCAAAGCGGCGTCTGTGTGGGTCGGATCCCCAACGATCCACATCCTGAATTCGCCTTTGTGGTCTGGCATGAATCGGCCCATGAGTGGTGGGGAAACAACATCAGTTGTAAAGACATGGCAGACATGTGGATCCATGAAGCCTTCGCCACCTATGCAGAAAGCCTCTATATCGGTTGCCGCGATGGCGAAGCCGCTGCCCGCGAGTTTCTAAACGACCAGCGGGAGCAGGTAAAAAACAACCGACCAGTCACCGGGGTATACAATGTGAATAATATCTTCTATGACATTAGCGACATGTACACAAAAGGAAGCCTAATGCTGTTTACCTTACAAAACGTGATCAATGACACTTCGCTCTGGAATCGCTTATTATTAGCTATACAGCAACATTTTCGCTATCAGACCTTATCTGCTGATGAGCTGGAACAGTTTATCTGTGACTTCACAGGAAACGATTATCACTATTTATTCAATCAATACCTTCATTACACCCGGGTTCCCCGTTTAGAATATTCCCTTTCCGAAAAAGGCACCACTCTCATGGTCCGTTACCGCTGGGTAGCTGATGTTCCCAATTTCCGGATGCCGGTAAAAATAAAAAATCATGAATTGATCTACCCTACCACTGAATGGAAAACGCTGACCCTTCAAAATCAGGCAGCAGCGGACTTCGATATAGATGATGAGAATTTCTATATCGAGACAGAGGAGGTAGAATAA
- a CDS encoding phosphohydrolase has protein sequence MTLERAIEIAVAAHHGQKDKYGAPYIGHVLRVMNMGITVEEKIVGALHDVVEDTDWTFEKLAADGLPPKLLEALKGVTKLSEDEDYDHFVDRTLQNPLSCAVKMNDLTDNMDIKRIPEVTEKDVARLNKYLKAYRKIAAKRIGN, from the coding sequence ATGACATTGGAAAGAGCTATTGAAATCGCCGTTGCAGCCCATCACGGTCAGAAAGATAAGTACGGAGCTCCTTATATCGGACATGTATTAAGAGTCATGAACATGGGTATTACAGTAGAAGAAAAAATCGTTGGTGCACTCCATGATGTAGTCGAAGATACTGACTGGACTTTTGAAAAGCTGGCTGCTGATGGGCTGCCGCCAAAACTACTGGAAGCTTTAAAAGGTGTTACTAAATTATCAGAAGATGAAGACTATGATCATTTTGTAGATCGTACTTTACAAAATCCATTATCCTGCGCTGTAAAAATGAACGACCTCACGGATAATATGGATATAAAGCGCATCCCGGAAGTAACTGAAAAAGATGTAGCCAGATTAAACAAATATCTAAAAGCTTACCGCAAAATTGCTGCAAAGAGAATTGGTAATTAA
- a CDS encoding helix-turn-helix domain-containing protein — translation MHLVFNTLMLLGTLQGFIMCGLLFYSSKNKYANQWLGGLILCITLACLNMYLGNLSSLPIPIGFMLNFVPLIIIMPIGPFLYFYVRSVTDPDFRVTRRYRRYFWPVVVDVVPQVTAVIFVVGMVSGLIVNNNRPWALFIDTYNVYSDIPRWLSITIYLFRSYRYLEGFNLHKDRLQWMKQFTGAFMGFQAVWLLYLIPYIIPQLTDYVLNAVDWYPVYIPMVVLVYFLGIKGLLMPEREVKATPAPLESQLINTAVPLLKKAMEEDQLFLNSSLNLALLSKHTGLPSKTISAVLNQHLNKSYNEFVNNYRILMFKEKVSDPSFEHLTIMGLALECGFNSLPTFQRAFKNNMGMSPKEYIKMNDQIRI, via the coding sequence ATGCACCTTGTGTTTAATACATTGATGTTGCTGGGGACCCTGCAAGGGTTCATTATGTGCGGATTACTCTTCTATTCTTCTAAAAATAAGTACGCCAACCAGTGGCTGGGGGGACTGATCCTGTGTATTACCCTGGCTTGTCTGAATATGTACCTGGGCAATTTATCCTCGTTACCTATCCCGATTGGGTTTATGTTAAATTTTGTACCCCTGATCATCATAATGCCCATCGGACCATTTTTGTATTTCTATGTCAGATCGGTGACCGACCCGGATTTCCGGGTTACGCGGCGGTATCGCCGGTATTTCTGGCCGGTGGTAGTGGATGTGGTTCCCCAGGTAACGGCAGTGATCTTTGTAGTAGGGATGGTTTCCGGGCTAATTGTGAATAATAATCGCCCATGGGCGCTCTTTATTGATACTTATAATGTGTATTCGGATATTCCCCGCTGGTTGTCGATCACTATTTACCTGTTTCGTTCCTATCGTTATCTGGAAGGGTTCAACCTGCATAAGGACCGGTTGCAGTGGATGAAACAGTTTACAGGGGCGTTTATGGGTTTTCAGGCAGTCTGGCTGCTGTATCTAATACCCTATATTATTCCACAATTGACTGATTATGTGTTGAATGCGGTAGATTGGTACCCCGTGTATATTCCGATGGTGGTGTTGGTGTACTTTTTGGGCATAAAAGGATTGCTGATGCCGGAGCGGGAAGTGAAGGCTACCCCTGCCCCGTTGGAATCTCAACTCATCAACACCGCTGTTCCTCTCCTGAAAAAGGCAATGGAAGAGGATCAATTGTTTTTAAATTCTTCCCTGAATCTTGCATTATTGTCGAAGCATACTGGCCTCCCATCCAAAACTATTTCCGCGGTTTTAAACCAGCATTTGAATAAAAGCTACAATGAGTTTGTCAATAATTACCGCATATTAATGTTCAAAGAAAAGGTATCGGATCCGTCGTTTGAGCATCTTACTATAATGGGGCTCGCCCTGGAATGTGGATTTAATTCCCTTCCTACTTTCCAGCGGGCATTTAAAAATAATATGGGGATGAGCCCTAAAGAATACATCAAAATGAATGATCAAATCCGGATTTGA
- a CDS encoding DUF2752 domain-containing protein, whose amino-acid sequence MLIIHHVQRINKELIIWPIALILLYWMNPAADGNFSLCPFKWLGFTWCPGCGLGHGIHYLLHGDWKNAIHHHVLSPFAVAVLLHRTFQLGRSQLRLKNHHT is encoded by the coding sequence ATGTTAATTATTCACCACGTACAACGAATTAACAAAGAATTGATCATATGGCCGATAGCGTTAATCTTACTGTATTGGATGAATCCGGCAGCAGATGGCAACTTTAGCCTCTGCCCGTTTAAGTGGCTCGGATTTACCTGGTGCCCGGGGTGCGGGTTGGGACATGGCATTCATTATTTATTACATGGGGACTGGAAGAATGCGATCCACCATCACGTGTTAAGCCCTTTTGCTGTAGCCGTATTGTTGCATAGAACTTTTCAGCTTGGAAGATCACAGTTGAGACTTAAAAACCATCATACATGA
- a CDS encoding MutS-related protein translates to MPYIEKEIIRLFDYTIHPSSSERLYQIFSVPRLSFSATLERQQLLQAFLFYWERLQGFTYHKADLQEVYQFTTYVEQPEGAIGQYFGKDKYQLQGRCLQTIRLLRNIYGKYLLPLHGMPLLEDFAGPARELYEALEIDKLPKELTFQQTFSFARKLVACRERNLTARFWDALFEYEAWWSLALGTIKYGFTIPSFSADNFVIEQFWHPMVTNPVKNNLQTMSNMIVLTGPNMSGKSTTLKAIGLCVSLAHIGLAVPAENCRIPFYDQVLVAINVTDDLKNGFSHFMQEIVHLKNTAIQAKAGQRCFAIFDEIFRGTNIDDAMEVTFTTIKGLSQFRQCHFIISTHLYQLQGLLPPELYEPYQLRAGIQEGVPVNNYRLDRGWSDLKFGRLIFEKEGLSQLLE, encoded by the coding sequence ATGCCCTACATTGAAAAAGAAATTATCCGCTTATTTGACTACACCATACATCCTTCATCCAGTGAACGGCTGTATCAGATCTTTTCTGTACCCCGATTGTCGTTTTCTGCGACTTTGGAGCGGCAGCAGTTATTACAGGCATTTTTGTTTTACTGGGAACGGTTACAGGGTTTTACCTATCATAAGGCAGACTTGCAGGAGGTATATCAGTTCACCACCTATGTCGAACAGCCGGAGGGTGCTATCGGTCAATATTTTGGGAAGGACAAGTACCAGTTGCAGGGCAGGTGTTTACAAACGATCCGGTTGCTTCGTAATATTTATGGGAAATACCTGCTACCATTGCATGGCATGCCATTGCTGGAAGATTTTGCAGGGCCGGCCAGGGAACTCTATGAAGCATTGGAGATCGATAAACTCCCCAAAGAACTAACCTTTCAGCAGACATTTTCTTTTGCCCGCAAACTGGTGGCATGCAGGGAGAGGAACCTGACAGCCAGGTTCTGGGATGCGCTGTTTGAATATGAGGCCTGGTGGTCGCTGGCCTTGGGTACGATTAAGTACGGATTTACGATTCCGTCCTTTTCTGCAGATAATTTTGTGATAGAGCAGTTCTGGCACCCTATGGTAACAAATCCGGTCAAGAACAACCTGCAAACGATGAGTAACATGATTGTATTGACAGGGCCGAATATGTCGGGGAAATCGACGACTTTGAAGGCGATAGGGCTGTGTGTTTCTTTGGCACATATCGGGTTGGCAGTGCCGGCGGAAAATTGTAGGATACCATTTTATGACCAGGTGTTAGTGGCGATCAATGTGACGGATGATCTGAAAAATGGGTTTAGTCATTTTATGCAGGAGATCGTGCACCTTAAAAATACGGCTATACAGGCAAAGGCGGGGCAGCGATGTTTTGCCATCTTTGATGAGATATTCAGGGGTACGAATATAGATGATGCGATGGAGGTGACGTTTACTACTATTAAAGGGTTGAGTCAGTTCAGGCAGTGTCATTTCATTATTTCGACACATTTGTACCAGTTGCAGGGCTTATTACCTCCGGAATTATACGAACCGTATCAATTACGGGCAGGCATACAGGAGGGGGTACCAGTGAATAATTATCGCCTGGATAGGGGGTGGTCTGACCTGAAGTTCGGCAGACTTATTTTTGAGAAAGAAGGGTTGAGTCAGTTGCTGGAATAG
- a CDS encoding type II toxin-antitoxin system Phd/YefM family antitoxin has translation MQVVNYSEFRQQLKAHLDNVTENHDTLIVPRGGDKSVVIISLEEYNSILETLHLMKSEKNRTRLMEAIERTNNGINEEHELIDD, from the coding sequence ATGCAAGTTGTAAACTATAGCGAGTTTAGGCAACAACTAAAAGCGCATTTGGATAATGTAACAGAAAACCATGATACGCTTATTGTGCCCAGAGGCGGAGATAAAAGTGTTGTAATTATTTCTTTGGAAGAATATAATTCTATTTTGGAAACATTACACCTTATGAAGTCAGAGAAAAACAGAACTCGTTTAATGGAGGCGATTGAAAGAACAAATAATGGTATTAATGAAGAACATGAATTAATCGACGATTAA
- a CDS encoding TM2 domain-containing protein, with product MTDFSFAMLPGVDQEEILWLQELTKDYSEDSKRKFIALYQSRRKDPQTVLICCLLGLVCVSGIHRFILNQVGMGILYLFTGGLCLIGTIVDAVNHRKLAWEFNKVAAMEAASLLKMY from the coding sequence ATGACCGATTTTTCCTTTGCCATGTTGCCTGGCGTTGACCAGGAAGAGATCCTGTGGTTGCAGGAACTCACCAAAGATTATAGTGAGGACAGTAAACGGAAGTTTATTGCCCTGTATCAATCCCGCCGCAAAGATCCTCAGACAGTCCTCATTTGCTGCCTGCTGGGCTTGGTATGCGTATCGGGTATACACCGCTTCATTCTTAATCAGGTTGGCATGGGTATTTTGTACTTATTCACAGGTGGTCTGTGCCTGATTGGGACAATTGTAGATGCTGTTAATCACCGCAAACTGGCCTGGGAATTTAATAAGGTGGCTGCCATGGAAGCCGCTAGCCTATTAAAAATGTACTAA